The DNA sequence GACTTGGAGTTTAGTTGAAATGTTATCCATTGATGTTGGAGTGGCAAGGATACTCATTCCACCAGAAAATCTCAGATTTCTCAACTGCATCATTTTCCATATCTCCTTTGGCAAGCATTCCTCTACGTGACCGTCTACGTTGATTTCTTCTAGGTACTGAAGATTGCATATGGAAGCTGGAATTGCAGCAATTTCTATCAACTTTTCACTCCTTATCCTCAAGTACCTCAGAAAAGTCAACTTCTCTATATGCTTGGGAATTGAGTTGAGAAACAATTTCTCAAGGCACAGCACCCGAAGGAACTTGAAGTTTTTGAATATCCATCTCCAGTGTTTTATGTCAAAATCATCCCCTTCACCAAATATAAACAAAGAATGCGCACGAGATGGAACATCAGGATATGAGGAAATGTATTCTGAAATATTACCTTGGATGGAAAGTCTTCTTGTTTTGCTTGTAGATGCATAATTAGTTTCCGAACGGGCCTCAAGAAACCTCGCCTTTACAGTATCAACTATGGAGAGTTCTCTAATTAGGAGATCGTCGATACGACTTGCCATCACTTGTACAGCACCACCTGTCCTCCTGTTTGTCACTCGGGAAACTCTTCTGGCTTTTCTTATTGATGCAGGATTATATCCTGAATGGACTTCAAAAAACTTCTCCTTCAAACCTTCAGATATGGAGATCTCTCTTAAGAGATGATGGATGCGGCATGCCTTGGCACCTCCATCGGTTCTCCTTTTCGTGACTTGGATCAAACTTCGAGTACGAAGTTCCTCCAAGTAGTCATCTGCAACATCCTCCACAGTTTTAGTCTCAGTTTGTTGAATGGCTCCCTCGGCTAACCACAGTTTGATTAAATATCTTACAGAAATCTCAGAATCCATTGGGAACACACCAAGATATAAAAAGCACGGTTTCAAATTCCTCGGCAGGTGGGTGTAGCTTAGTCTCAAGATGTCCAAGGATCGAGTATTTTGAGAATAATTGAAACTGACATGGTCAATCAATTTGGACCATGTTTCGTATTTTACCTCTTTATGTACTAGAAGACCTCCCAATACAAGAATAGCAAGTGGAGCTCCCATGCAACTCTGCACAAGTTGTTTTCCAGGAGGTTCTAAATCTGGATTAGACTTAATTATTGGAGACACTTTCTTACAAAAAAGTTGCCAGCTTGTTTCATCATCAAGAGATTTTAAGGAATAAGGAGAAGTTTGTCTTGCCAATAAAGCAACTTGTTTGTCACTGGTGATGAGTAATCTACTTCCATTGAAAGAATTGGGAAAAGCATCTCTTATCTCGTCCCAAACACGAGTTGTCCGTAAGTCATCAAAGACAATGAGATACCTCTTTTCTCGTAGGAATGCACGCAGTGTCAATTTCAACTCTTTCTCGGAAACTGTGAACATTTCCTCCGGTATTGATGATGATATCAAACACCTCAATATAACAAACAGGTAGTCTTTGGTTTTGTATTCTTGAGATACAAAAACCCAAGCTTGGCAATCAAAGTGATCCCTAACACGCCTGTCTTCGTAGATCTTGGAGGCAAGAGTAGTCTTTCCTAAGCCACCCATGCCGGTGATGGAAATGACATCAAGTGTAGGATCTCCTTTAACAAGATGGCTTATCAATGTCGTGGTCTCAATTTCGAATCCCACTACATAGTCGAACTCAGATCTAGGCCATCTTTGGCTATGGCTGTGGCTATCTTCTTGTTGCGAAGAACTTCCCTTATGCTCTGACGATGACGCTTTGCCATGGTCGGAGCTCTTGGCAATATCTATTTCAACAATTTCCCCCGTATACTCTTCCTTAGCTGCCTCTTTCATGGTTGGAGCACTGCCATCATGCTCTGGCTTTTtctgctttttcttttccttagcTGCCTCTTTCATGGTTGGAGCACTGCCAGCATGCTCTGGCTTTTtctgctttttcttttccttagcTGCCTCTTTCACGGTTGGAGCCCTAACAGCAGTGGAACTGGATTCAATATCGCCATCTTGGAGGATACCATATCTATCTTTCTTGCTATAAATCAGATGGATTGTGTTTCTGACGCTTTTGATCTTCTTTGCAGCAGCTCTAAGCTTTTTTCCACGGCTGAATAAGGAGTGGTATAACTTTCTGAGTAGTAGACGCCTTCCCCTTAGCTCTATGATTTCAGCCATGTATGTGTCTACCACATCCTCGGCTTCTCCAGCGACGTCTCTGATTCGGTCCGCTACCTCTTGAACTTCGTCATTCTCAATTCGTTTGGATTCGGATTTCTTAAGGAATGAATTTATAGCAACGAGCTCTTGTTGAAGCGCTTTCACTTCAAGTTCCACACTGTGAAGCAAGTATTCTTCATCTTGTTGGAGAAGCCTTGTTATGTTCTCCATCAAAGCACCACCAACGATGTCAGCCATTTTCCGTTAGCTTCTTATGTACTAGtagatattgatattgatactGACTTATTTAACAGGAGCAAATGAAGATAACAAATTTAgcgttgaaattgaaaaaatcaTGTGGAAAGAGAGAGGATAGGGAAGGCGGAagcaaaaagaaggaaaagggcCATTAATTATCAACAGAGATGCAAGATCGGAGAAGGAAGCATATTattagagaagaaaagaaagacttattagctatttatttattaattcaatCCTAGCGAaggaaaaattgtatttattcaAAACTTTCTTGAAAATAAGAATAACGTAAAAACATTAAtagtataaattaaatatataatataagattACAATAATGCCCCcaatattgaaaattacaacaaaggtttcattttaattaggaaaaatttcattttagatCCCTAATAGTTTTGTCATAATTACACTTTAATCCCATATTTTTGAAACTCATAATTAACATTCATTTAGTTTTCTATATCTATTAAACATATACATCTGTTAATTATTGCctattatatgttaattttagTAGTTGACGATGAAAATGATGTtagaaatcaatattttataatttaataatattatgaaGATACAATTATGGTTTTTAACTGATAAATGaactaataacttttttttaatacataagACTTGCAACTTTGAAACCAATTTAGTATATTGTTTGCATTTTTAGCCTTCAAGTTTCAGTTTGTTATATTTTGGTCTAATTGGAATGGTGAGTAACTGTGTGTTAATAGGTAACCAGTATTAAAATACAATAGGAAGCAATTTAATTAAGTCCTTTAGTTTTAACATGTTTTAATTCGTTGCAATTAATGGTTGTTTATCAAAAATCCAATTGGACCAAAATGCCGTAAATTGAAATCTGATGGCATAAATTCCAAACTGTTAAATTTAAAAgctgaaaatacaataaaatttaggaaatagtttatttttatgttatatcttattattatgttatacacaataaaatttaggaaatagTTTTGAAAATCCCAAATCCCATCTTGAGTCTCATGAAGCAAATATCAAGAACATGAATATGCAGTCCATGCATGGTGGTGTTCGATGGGTTCCGCCGGCAACTAGTCAATATTTGATAAATGTGGATGATGCTTTGCCATGTGATCTAGTGTTTGTGggtattattattcataaaagtccaccaaaattaagaaaataaaaaaataaatcaaaagagaaagacatatccaaagaaaaaataatttaatgaaagaGATGGGCTTTTCAACTACCGCTCCTacctatatataaaaataataattttgtattaacatattttctttactcactgaataaaagaaaatggtACATTACATATAATTGCATGAAATATTTAATCCTTATAAATAACCCTTTAATATTACAAACAAACTCCACAAACCATTCAAAACTTATAAGTCAAAAAAATTAcgcattaagaaaaaaaattcttataaataaaaaaaattatataaagagAAATATACAAAACTCCATGCACTTTTAGCTACTCGCAAAAATccctctattattattattattgttgttgtcgtTGTTATTAAAAGTAGtttcaaataattattgtttataaatgtaaaacaaatacttttttcattaaatatattcttttaattttgatattataatttttaaaatttaaagagttgtaattaaaattgatttttaaagggtgttattgaaatttttatttaaaaactgCTTAagggtatttttattattaaactgTGTCATGTAAATGttaaatgtaatttttgaaaCCTAATaggttaaaattaaataaaatcttaagggttttagatgaaatattcctttttttattaaaaaacttatGAAAATTTTAGACTCATTTAATTGTGAGGCATCTCCTCGCTCTTTTTTTTGCGGATCACTTAAAAATTTGTGTCCCGATGTGCCTCCTTTAAACATAAGATCAAGTTgcaaacataaaattttaaaggttttaaatgtaatattccttttttattaaaaaacatttgaaaattttggactTATTTAACTGTGAGGCATGTGCTTCGCCATTTTTTTGTGGATCGTTTTAAAAATTTGTGCACCGATGTGCCTGCTTTAAAAATTCCGTCAAGCCCAAAAATTAACATTTTCCTTAATAATAGGATCACAAGTTGTAAATTGTCCCACGGCAATAAAGTTGTAAATCAATTATTAGAATCCTTTAACAGTTTCATTCATACCCATCGACCATATGAAAACTTGATCGGCATCTTACATAGGCAACAATTTAATAATAGAAGAAAAGTCCATAGTGACCAAATAAGATAAGGAAAGcccataaacaaaataaaaaatcaaaagctaAAGAGATATCCAACTAAAAGAGAAGCATTTCAAATtttatcataaatatatttaaatcccatatttttgaaaaatcgttATAACCTCCCTtcagttttaatatatatcaaataaaaactatttatcaGTTTTTTACAGTTAAGAGGctgaagaaaaattaaaaattagtattttatggCTAAAATAATACTGCAAAAATACAATCATTATTTCTAAACTGATAGAGGATCTGAATAATGATTTTTCAACAACATAATATCTAACTGTAATTAGGACAAAAGTTAAAGGATTCAAatgatattttcattaaaaaaaaaaaaaaagaattgttgaAATCGATGGGCTTTTCACCTACTACTCCCAAGTCCCAcctgttaaaaataataataatatttttgtgctTACATATTTTAAGAACTCAATAAGTACAGAAAATGAGACTGGTAATGAGATATTTGAGATGTTTGGTTCCCCCCCACCTAAAATGACACCATTTTGGACGGATGAATTCCAAAACGTATAGGTTCATTTATTAAATGGGGTTCACCAGTACTTAATAGTTAACggtcatttattattaaaaaaaataataattaggttTTATCCAatacttttgaaaattttgaaaacaaaaaaagagagggTGTGTGGAGAGTTTTGTGGGAAATGAGGCTTTAATCACTACTCCATATTTCTAGAATAAGCATGATCTTGAATTGTATTAGATGGagggattatatatatattatgatgaaAATTTTCACTTGCATTTGCAAATATTACTTATTTTGAGGTCAACTAGTAATtctaatatggaaaaataaaaaagagatatTGGAAGCTTCATAAcataatttgtttaattagtaaattgcCATTGATATTCTTAGTAAtcaaaaattttactttattgAACTGTCAGGTTCCATAGTTTGTTTGGTCATTCAAGTTTACAAAAATTAACcatcataaatttttatgattttggcTTGAATACATTATTAAAAACTCAAATCTTAGTTCCCgtttgttatttttatgtttttggtttttagtttttagttttataaatttgttcaaaggttttatttttattttttccctatCAT is a window from the Ziziphus jujuba cultivar Dongzao chromosome 11, ASM3175591v1 genome containing:
- the LOC107426867 gene encoding disease resistance protein RPP8, translated to MADIVGGALMENITRLLQQDEEYLLHSVELEVKALQQELVAINSFLKKSESKRIENDEVQEVADRIRDVAGEAEDVVDTYMAEIIELRGRRLLLRKLYHSLFSRGKKLRAAAKKIKSVRNTIHLIYSKKDRYGILQDGDIESSSTAVRAPTVKEAAKEKKKQKKPEHAGSAPTMKEAAKEKKKQKKPEHDGSAPTMKEAAKEEYTGEIVEIDIAKSSDHGKASSSEHKGSSSQQEDSHSHSQRWPRSEFDYVVGFEIETTTLISHLVKGDPTLDVISITGMGGLGKTTLASKIYEDRRVRDHFDCQAWVFVSQEYKTKDYLFVILRCLISSSIPEEMFTVSEKELKLTLRAFLREKRYLIVFDDLRTTRVWDEIRDAFPNSFNGSRLLITSDKQVALLARQTSPYSLKSLDDETSWQLFCKKVSPIIKSNPDLEPPGKQLVQSCMGAPLAILVLGGLLVHKEVKYETWSKLIDHVSFNYSQNTRSLDILRLSYTHLPRNLKPCFLYLGVFPMDSEISVRYLIKLWLAEGAIQQTETKTVEDVADDYLEELRTRSLIQVTKRRTDGGAKACRIHHLLREISISEGLKEKFFEVHSGYNPASIRKARRVSRVTNRRTGGAVQVMASRIDDLLIRELSIVDTVKARFLEARSETNYASTSKTRRLSIQGNISEYISSYPDVPSRAHSLFIFGEGDDFDIKHWRWIFKNFKFLRVLCLEKLFLNSIPKHIEKLTFLRYLRIRSEKLIEIAAIPASICNLQYLEEINVDGHVEECLPKEIWKMMQLRNLRFSGGMSILATPTSMDNISTKLQVLSYVLVDENTKFLMSYLRFPYLRKLHLKYDHGLTKMNEFEVADVLESLFPKENEEELGSLKKLESLKILDFPTSEPRPNLFPSTLVKISFIRSYFNSIHIGILAKLPNLQILKLKGRFPYYGILGPLRCVADDFPQLRILQMIDLEIEIWILESGAMKKLEHLVISECYHVRNVPEELAKLSALTLVEVSQMSRSFKKKLKKLDFLAKWMVVGIRHE